From Betta splendens chromosome 3, fBetSpl5.4, whole genome shotgun sequence, the proteins below share one genomic window:
- the LOC114852492 gene encoding F-box/LRR-repeat protein 3-like produces the protein MKRVLQGNEQEDAGGTSSGSQETLKRPRKQGKDKESTEEESCWECLPQEILLHIFQNLPLLDRAYASQVCRGWNQAFHMPELWRCFEFELNQPASSYLKATHPDLIKQIIKRHSNHLQYVSFKVDSSRESAEAACDILSQLVNCSLKTLGLISTARPSFMELPKSHFISALTVVFVNSKSLSSLKIDDTPVDDPSLKVLVANNSDTLKLLKMSSCPHVSPAGIMCVADQCHGLRELALNYHLLSDELLIALSSEKHVHLEHLRIDVVSENPGQQFHTIKKSSWDAMVRHSPKFNLVMYFFLYEDEFGPFFRDEIPVTHLYFGRSVSKDVLGRVGLTCPRLVELVVCANGLRPLDEELIRIAQHCTQLSAIGLGECEVSCSAFVEFVKMCGDRLSQLSIMEEVLVPDHRYGLDDIHWEVSKHLGRVWFPDMMPTW, from the exons ATGAAACGAGTTCTCCAAGGGAATGAGCAGGAGGACGCAGGTGGCACCAGTAGCGGGTCTCAGGAGACTCTTAAACGGCCTCGTAAGCAGGGGAAAGATAAAGAGTCGACGGAGGAGGAATCCTGCTGGGAATGTTTGCCACAGGAGATCTTGCTCCACATCTTCCAGAACCTGCCTCTGCTTGACAGGGCTTATGCGTCTCAG GTGTGCAGGGGGTGGAATCAAGCTTTTCACATGCCAGAGCTGTGGCGATGTTTTGAGTTTGAGTTGAACCAGCCAGCCAGCTCCTACCTGAAGGCTACACACCCAGATCTCATCAAGCAGATAATCAAAAGGCACTCCAACCACCTGCAGTATGTTAGCTTCAAG GTCGACAGCAGCAGAGAGTCTGCAGAGGCAGCTTGTGACATTCTCTCTCAGCTTGTTAATTGTTCTTTGAAAACACTTGGGCTCATCTCCACTGCAAGGCCCAGCTTCATGGAACTGCCCAAG tCTCATTTCATCTCGGCGCTGACCGTGGTTTTTGTCAACTCCAAATCCCTATCGTCGCTGAAGATTGATGACACACCGGTGGATGACCCCTCACTTAAAGTCCTGGTGGCCAATAACAGTGACACActcaaactgctgaaaatgagcAGTTGCCCTCATGTTTCACCAGCAG GCATCATGTGTGTAGCTGATCAGTGTCATGGCCTGAGAGAACTGGCGCTCAACTACCATTTGTTGAGTGACGAACTTCTCATCGCTCTCTCCTCAGAGAAGCACGTTCACCTTGAGCATCTTCGCATCGACGTTGTTAGTGAGAATCCTGGCCAGCAGTTTCACACCATAAAGAAGAGCAGCTGGGACGCCATGGTTCGTCACTCTCCTAAATTTAATCTGGTCATGTACTTTTTCCTATATGAGGATGAGTTTGGTCCTTTTTTCCGCGATGAAATTCCCGTCACACATCTGTACTTCGGCCGCTCTGTCAGTAAAGACGTGCTGGGCCGTGTTGGGCTCACCTGCCCACGCCTAGTGGAGTTGGTGGTGTGCGCCAACGGTCTGCGTCCACTCGATGAAGAGCTCATCCGCATCGCCCAGCACTGCACGCAGCTTTCTGCTATCGGCTTGGGAGAGTGTGAAGTGTCCTGCAGCGCGTTTGTGGAGTTTGTCAAAATGTGTGGAGACAGACTGTCGCAGCTATCCATCATGGAGGAAGTACTGGTTCCAGATCATCGCTATGGGCTGGATGACATCCACTGGGAGGTGTCAAAGCATTTGGGTCGTGTATGGTTTCCAGACATGATGCCGACATGGTAG